The following coding sequences lie in one Bos taurus isolate L1 Dominette 01449 registration number 42190680 breed Hereford chromosome 28, ARS-UCD2.0, whole genome shotgun sequence genomic window:
- the CCSAP gene encoding centriole, cilia and spindle-associated protein isoform X4, protein MSPGSGVKSEYMKRYQEPRWDEYGPCYRALRHYRLGRRLLEQAHAPWLWDDWGQAGASDDSASSASSGTGAPAPQCAPASPPPPPPAEPEGRVGPEEREVEAAGDAETRDAVDAEDAALPALPVKDVKEKPERQIRMRDPEKSASSTDPQQPPSALAARGSRKTKSPQRSSTRIKEHRHPFALYGWGEKQTDTGSQKTHNVCASAPMHEIHESALRAKSRRQVEKRRLAAQRQRAHSADVEKNRRVKPASSENPWMTEYMRCYSARA, encoded by the exons ATGTCCCCGGGGAGCGGCGTGAAGAGCGAGTACATGAAGCGCTACCAGGAGCCGCGCTGGGACGAGTACGGGCCGTGCTACCGTGCGCTGCGCCACTACCGTCTGGGTCGCCGGCTGCTGGAGCAGGCGCACGCGCCTTGGCTCTGGGACGACTGGGGCCAGGCCGGCGCCTCGGACGACTCGGCGTCTTCGGCGTCGTCGGGCACCGGGGCCCCCGCGCCCCAGTGCGCCCCggcctcgccgccgccgccgccgcccgcggaGCCTGAGGGGCGCGTAGGGCCGGAGGAGCGGGAGGTGGAGGCCGCGGGGGACGCGGAGACCAGGGACGCGGTGGACGCAGAGGACGCGGCGCTGCCAG CACTGCCAGTGAAAGATGTAAAAGAGAAACCTGAACGACAGATCAGGATGAGAGACCCTGAAAAATCAGCCAGCAGTACTGACCCTCAGCAACCACCAAGTGCCTTAGCTGCCCGAGGAAGCAGGAAAACCAAGAGTCCTCAGAGGTCATCCACTAGAATAAAAGAACACAGGCACCCGTTTGCCCTCTATGGGTGGGGAGAGAAACAGACGGATACAGGAAGCCAGAAAACTCACAACGTCTGTGCTTCTGCACCCATGCATGAG ATCCATGAATCAGCATTGCGAGCCAAGAgcagaaggcaggtggagaagaggAGGCTGGCGGCTCAGAGGCAGCGGGCTCACTCTGCTGATGTGGAGAAAAATAGGCGGGTCAAgcctgcctcctcagagaacccATGGATGACAGAGTATATGAGATGCTACTCTGCCAGAGCTTGA
- the CCSAP gene encoding centriole, cilia and spindle-associated protein isoform X1 has translation MGPVGDRAARKGGHSGPTCGTMSPGSGVKSEYMKRYQEPRWDEYGPCYRALRHYRLGRRLLEQAHAPWLWDDWGQAGASDDSASSASSGTGAPAPQCAPASPPPPPPAEPEGRVGPEEREVEAAGDAETRDAVDAEDAALPALPVKDVKEKPERQIRMRDPEKSASSTDPQQPPSALAARGSRKTKSPQRSSTRIKEHRHPFALYGWGEKQTDTGSQKTHNVCASAPMHEIHESALRAKSRRQVEKRRLAAQRQRAHSADVEKNRRVKPASSENPWMTEYMRCYSARA, from the exons ATGGGTCCTGTAGGCGACCGCGCGGCGCGGAAAGGCGGGCATTCGGGGCCGACGTGCGGCACCATGTCCCCGGGGAGCGGCGTGAAGAGCGAGTACATGAAGCGCTACCAGGAGCCGCGCTGGGACGAGTACGGGCCGTGCTACCGTGCGCTGCGCCACTACCGTCTGGGTCGCCGGCTGCTGGAGCAGGCGCACGCGCCTTGGCTCTGGGACGACTGGGGCCAGGCCGGCGCCTCGGACGACTCGGCGTCTTCGGCGTCGTCGGGCACCGGGGCCCCCGCGCCCCAGTGCGCCCCggcctcgccgccgccgccgccgcccgcggaGCCTGAGGGGCGCGTAGGGCCGGAGGAGCGGGAGGTGGAGGCCGCGGGGGACGCGGAGACCAGGGACGCGGTGGACGCAGAGGACGCGGCGCTGCCAG CACTGCCAGTGAAAGATGTAAAAGAGAAACCTGAACGACAGATCAGGATGAGAGACCCTGAAAAATCAGCCAGCAGTACTGACCCTCAGCAACCACCAAGTGCCTTAGCTGCCCGAGGAAGCAGGAAAACCAAGAGTCCTCAGAGGTCATCCACTAGAATAAAAGAACACAGGCACCCGTTTGCCCTCTATGGGTGGGGAGAGAAACAGACGGATACAGGAAGCCAGAAAACTCACAACGTCTGTGCTTCTGCACCCATGCATGAG ATCCATGAATCAGCATTGCGAGCCAAGAgcagaaggcaggtggagaagaggAGGCTGGCGGCTCAGAGGCAGCGGGCTCACTCTGCTGATGTGGAGAAAAATAGGCGGGTCAAgcctgcctcctcagagaacccATGGATGACAGAGTATATGAGATGCTACTCTGCCAGAGCTTGA
- the CCSAP gene encoding centriole, cilia and spindle-associated protein isoform X2 translates to MGPVGDRAARKGGHSGPTCGTMSPGSGVKSEYMKRYQEPRWDEYGPCYRALRHYRLGRRLLEQAHAPWLWDDWGQAGASDDSASSASSGTGAPAPQCAPASPPPPPPAEPEGRVGPEEREVEAAGDAETRDAVDAEDAALPALPVKDVKEKPERQIRMRDPEKSASSTDPQQPPSALAARGSRKTKSPQRSSTRIKEHRHPFALYGWGEKQTDTGSQKTHNVCASAPMHEVTWRKLHCEYSGKLVPKPLE, encoded by the exons ATGGGTCCTGTAGGCGACCGCGCGGCGCGGAAAGGCGGGCATTCGGGGCCGACGTGCGGCACCATGTCCCCGGGGAGCGGCGTGAAGAGCGAGTACATGAAGCGCTACCAGGAGCCGCGCTGGGACGAGTACGGGCCGTGCTACCGTGCGCTGCGCCACTACCGTCTGGGTCGCCGGCTGCTGGAGCAGGCGCACGCGCCTTGGCTCTGGGACGACTGGGGCCAGGCCGGCGCCTCGGACGACTCGGCGTCTTCGGCGTCGTCGGGCACCGGGGCCCCCGCGCCCCAGTGCGCCCCggcctcgccgccgccgccgccgcccgcggaGCCTGAGGGGCGCGTAGGGCCGGAGGAGCGGGAGGTGGAGGCCGCGGGGGACGCGGAGACCAGGGACGCGGTGGACGCAGAGGACGCGGCGCTGCCAG CACTGCCAGTGAAAGATGTAAAAGAGAAACCTGAACGACAGATCAGGATGAGAGACCCTGAAAAATCAGCCAGCAGTACTGACCCTCAGCAACCACCAAGTGCCTTAGCTGCCCGAGGAAGCAGGAAAACCAAGAGTCCTCAGAGGTCATCCACTAGAATAAAAGAACACAGGCACCCGTTTGCCCTCTATGGGTGGGGAGAGAAACAGACGGATACAGGAAGCCAGAAAACTCACAACGTCTGTGCTTCTGCACCCATGCATGAG GTGACCTGGAGGAAGCTTCATTGTGAATATTCTGGAAAATTAGTGCCAAAGCCACTTGAGTGA
- the CCSAP gene encoding centriole, cilia and spindle-associated protein isoform X3 yields the protein MGPVGDRAARKGGHSGPTCGTMSPGSGVKSEYMKRYQEPRWDEYGPCYRALRHYRLGRRLLEQAHAPWLWDDWGQAGASDDSASSASSGTGAPAPQCAPASPPPPPPAEPEGRVGPEEREVEAAGDAETRDAVDAEDAALPALPVKDVKEKPERQIRMRDPEKSASSTDPQQPPSALAARGSRKTKSPQRSSTRIKEHRHPFALYGWGEKQTDTGSQKTHNVCASAPMHESTS from the exons ATGGGTCCTGTAGGCGACCGCGCGGCGCGGAAAGGCGGGCATTCGGGGCCGACGTGCGGCACCATGTCCCCGGGGAGCGGCGTGAAGAGCGAGTACATGAAGCGCTACCAGGAGCCGCGCTGGGACGAGTACGGGCCGTGCTACCGTGCGCTGCGCCACTACCGTCTGGGTCGCCGGCTGCTGGAGCAGGCGCACGCGCCTTGGCTCTGGGACGACTGGGGCCAGGCCGGCGCCTCGGACGACTCGGCGTCTTCGGCGTCGTCGGGCACCGGGGCCCCCGCGCCCCAGTGCGCCCCggcctcgccgccgccgccgccgcccgcggaGCCTGAGGGGCGCGTAGGGCCGGAGGAGCGGGAGGTGGAGGCCGCGGGGGACGCGGAGACCAGGGACGCGGTGGACGCAGAGGACGCGGCGCTGCCAG CACTGCCAGTGAAAGATGTAAAAGAGAAACCTGAACGACAGATCAGGATGAGAGACCCTGAAAAATCAGCCAGCAGTACTGACCCTCAGCAACCACCAAGTGCCTTAGCTGCCCGAGGAAGCAGGAAAACCAAGAGTCCTCAGAGGTCATCCACTAGAATAAAAGAACACAGGCACCCGTTTGCCCTCTATGGGTGGGGAGAGAAACAGACGGATACAGGAAGCCAGAAAACTCACAACGTCTGTGCTTCTGCACCCATGCATGAG